In Halichondria panicea chromosome 9, odHalPani1.1, whole genome shotgun sequence, a genomic segment contains:
- the LOC135340809 gene encoding uncharacterized protein LOC135340809 isoform X2 → MGNQLTTTVCTMKTSPCTALNMTLPHSLTTSKLLCGISTLGARYDAFISDNHECASKLRLGDTVYVALPTKEAIANTGCQAVVRWIGILAGEIGTNFGIEIMEEKYRGSGSTNGIFQDRQLFMCAENCGMFVSLERLAPTPNFHPARTPTAQLTKATLPNQVLSRLRLKADSEDKSQNMPGGRANTSHAGPAASTRSQGRHKNSGSRFYRGDRVVTHNKDQVPIHGTVRWTGESNTKGGKVNVIGIETDVPVQRNDFFVTFTGLSSNFRCENSKHGKVVVPEALVRTEMEEIKEKHRIVEEKQRREEELSRLHEGTHHIDPNEKDMLRDANIESVALNPAEQERMIQKYKRDLGENKQQQGSIGRPNVPANSHLHRGLSQDIRNSPEAPLSTTHRPKNHIYDKVPLSSLGNHSASAGNILSHQNSQPGNTQSGENAMLRKADVKTWEMNEQAQKEMIKKFNKQRDEKLSKMEAARVINPSGSYANPPDNRHRENYSPSIYDNMPGASNKQPTIAPPSQDSTKHLFVIGSRVEFSDPPRYSEIRWMGTLPQVNGLIAGLELEEDIEGCTDGTWQGTRCFSCKYGRGFFCPVTALHPDQRGSAPSQFAGNTPTQLPPLPRPAAPVDVSVGSAVQFGDSRSPWYGIVRWIGILPGEQELVAGIELEEYSDASYMFSAQNST, encoded by the exons ATGGGAAACCAGCTCACAACTACAGTGTGTACAATGAAGACATCACCTTGTACTGCTCTGAATATGACATTGCCCCACTCACTAACTACGAGTAAGTTGCTCTGTGGAATATCAACGTTAGGAGCACGATACGATGCGTTCATTAGTGACAATCATGAATGTGCCTCAAAATTGAGACTGGGTGACACTGTGTATGTTGCATTACCAACTAAAGAAGCCATCGCTAACACCGGTTGTCAAGCTGTGGTGAGGTGGATTGGAATTCTAGCTGGAGAGATTGGGACAAATTTTGGAATAGAAATCATG GAGGAGAAGTATCGAGGGTCAGGGTCCACCAATGGCATCTTCCAAGATCGTCAACTTTTCATGTGTGCCGAGAACTGTGGGATGTTTGTATCCCTGGAGAGGCTGGCTCCCACACCCAACTTCCATCCAGCAAGAACACCGACTGCTCAACTCACAAAAGCCACCCTACCTAACCAAGTGCTCTCTCGATTGAGGCTGAAGGCAGACAGTGAAGACAAATCACAGAATATGCCAGGTGGTAGAGCAAATACCTCTCATGCAGGACCAGCAGCAAGTACTCGCTCTCAAGGCCGACATAAGAACAGTGGGTCTCGCTTTTACAGAGGAGACAGAGTGGTAACTCACAACAAGGATCAAGTCCCCATTCATGGTACAGTGAGGTGGACTGGAGAGTCCAATACTAAAGGTGGTAAGGTGAATGTCATCGGAATTGAAACG GATGTTCCCGTCCAAAGAAATGACTTTTTTGTTACTTTTACTGGATTGAGTTCAAACTTCAGATGTGAAAACTCAAAACACGGCAAAGTTGTTGTTCCTGAAGCACTGGTTCGAACAGAAATGGAGGAAATTAAAGAAAAACATAGGATAGTTGAAGAGAAGCAGAGAAGAGAAGAGGAATTGTCACGCCTGCATGAGGGCACACACCATATTGATCCCAATGAGAAAGATATGCTTCGTGATGCCAACATTGAATCTGTGGCACTGAATCCAGCCGAACAGGAGAGGATGATTCAAAAGTACAAACGAGACCTTGGAGAAAATAAGCAGCAGCAAGGATCCATTGGTCGTCCCAATGTCCCAGCCAATAGCCATCTACATCGTGGGTTGTCACAAGATATTCGGAATAGTCCTGAAGCTCCACTATCGACCACTCACAGGCCAAAGAATCACATTTATGACAAAGTTCCATTATCAAGCCTGGGTAATCACTCAGCTAGTGCAGGCAACATTCTCTCTCATCAGAACTCCCAACCTGGCAACACACAGTCTGGAGAGAATGCTATGCTCAGGAAGGCCGATGTTAAAACTTGGGAAATGAATGAACAAGCACAAAAAGAAATGATCAAGAAATTTAACAAGCAAAGAGATGAAAAGCTCAGCAAAATGGAAGCTGCTAGAGTTATAAACCCTTCTGGTTCTTATGCCAATCCACCCGACAACCGTCATCGTGAGAATTATTCGCCATCTATCTATGACAACATGCCAGGAGCTAGCAACAAGCAGCCTACTATTGCTCCTCCGTCTCAGGATTCTACCAAGCATCTATTTGTAATTGGCTCTCGAGTTGAATTTTCTGACCCACCTCGATACAGTGAGATTCGCTGGATGGGTACCTTACCTCAGGTCAATGGACTGATTGCTGGACTAGAATTG gaggaGGATATAGAGGGCTGTACTGATGGTACCTGGCAGGGGACGAGGTGTTTCTCTTGCAAGTACGGCCGAGGATTCTTCTGCCCTGTCACAGCACTTCATCCTGACCAGCGTGGATCTGCCCCCTCACAATTTGCTGGAAATACTCCGACACAGCTACCACCACTACCACGTCCTGCTGCTCCTGTGGATGTCTCCGTGGGATCTGCTGTTCAGTTTGGTGACTCAAGAAGCCCCTGGTACGGGATTGTGAGATGGATTGGGATCCTCCCTGGCGAACAGGAGCTAGTGGCA
- the LOC135340809 gene encoding uncharacterized protein LOC135340809 isoform X1, translated as MASTSSLWLLLKDAQGEKSGSLLTFRKKKDVPVLRGSLLVALSPKDTPSGADGKPAHNYGVHNEDITLYCSEEDIAPLTNYEFQLLSGISALGARYNSFVYDNLECASKLRLGDTVYIALPTKEAIANTGCQAVVRWIGTLPGETGIKFGIEIMDKKYRGSGSTNGCVQDVQFFICDEDCGIFVSLERLNFRPTKIPTAQTTKATLPNQVLSRLGLKAYSEGKSQNTPDGRATRSQGHKNSGSRFHKRDRVVTHNKDQVPIHGTVRWTGETNNECDKVNVVGIETDVPVQRNDFFVTFTGLSSNFRCENSKHGKVVVPEALVRTEMEEIKEKHRIVEEKQRREEELSRLHEGTHHIDPNEKDMLRDANIESVALNPAEQERMIQKYKRDLGENKQQQGSIGRPNVPANSHLHRGLSQDIRNSPEAPLSTTHRPKNHIYDKVPLSSLGNHSASAGNILSHQNSQPGNTQSGENAMLRKADVKTWEMNEQAQKEMIKKFNKQRDEKLSKMEAARVINPSGSYANPPDNRHRENYSPSIYDNMPGASNKQPTIAPPSQDSTKHLFVIGSRVEFSDPPRYSEIRWMGTLPQVNGLIAGLELEEDIEGCTDGTWQGTRCFSCKYGRGFFCPVTALHPDQRGSAPSQFAGNTPTQLPPLPRPAAPVDVSVGSAVQFGDSRSPWYGIVRWIGILPGEQELVAGIELEEYSDASYMFSAQNST; from the exons ATGGCTAGCACCAGTTCTCTCTGGCTCCTATTGAAAGATGCCCAAGGGGAGAAGAGTGGATCCCTACTTACATTCAGAAAGAAAAAAGATGTACCTGTCCTGAGAGGATCTCTTCTTGTTGCCCTCTCACCTAAAGACACACCATCCGGGGCTGATGGGAAACCAGCTCACAACTATGGTGTGCACAATGAAGACATCACCTTGTACTGCTCTGAAGAAGACATTGCCCCACTCACTAACTACGAGTTCCAGCTACTCAGTGGAATATCAGCGTTAGGAGCACGATACAACTCGTTCGTTTATGATAATCTGGAATGTGCCTCCAAATTGAGACTAGGTGACACTGTGTACATTGCATTACCAACTAAAGAAGCCATCGCTAACACCGGTTGTCAAGCTGTGGTGAGGTGGATTGGAACTCTACCTGGAGAGACGGGGATTAAGTTTGGAATAGAAATCATG GATAAGAAGTATCGAGGGTCAGGGTCCACCAATGGCTGCGTCCAAGATGTTCAATTTTTCATTTGTGACGAGGACTGTGGGATTTTTGTGTCTCTGGAGAGGCTCAACTTCCGTCCAACAAAAATACCGACAGCTCAAACTACAAAAGCCACCCTACCTAACCAAGTGCTCTCTCGATTGGGGCTGAAGGCATACAGTGAAGGCAAGTCACAGAATACGCCAGATGGCAGAGCAACTCGCTCTCAAGGACATAAGAACAGTGGGTCTCGCTTTCACAAAAGAGACAGGGTGGTAACTCACAACAAGGATCAAGTCCCCATTCATGGCACAGTGAGGTGGACTGGAGAGACCAATAATGAGTGTGATAAAGTGAATGTCGTCGGAATTGAGACG GATGTTCCCGTCCAAAGAAATGACTTTTTTGTTACTTTTACTGGATTGAGTTCAAACTTCAGATGTGAAAACTCAAAACACGGCAAAGTTGTTGTTCCTGAAGCACTGGTTCGAACAGAAATGGAGGAAATTAAAGAAAAACATAGGATAGTTGAAGAGAAGCAGAGAAGAGAAGAGGAATTGTCACGCCTGCATGAGGGCACACACCATATTGATCCCAATGAGAAAGATATGCTTCGTGATGCCAACATTGAATCTGTGGCACTGAATCCAGCCGAACAGGAGAGGATGATTCAAAAGTACAAACGAGACCTTGGAGAAAATAAGCAGCAGCAAGGATCCATTGGTCGTCCCAATGTCCCAGCCAATAGCCATCTACATCGTGGGTTGTCACAAGATATTCGGAATAGTCCTGAAGCTCCACTATCGACCACTCACAGGCCAAAGAATCACATTTATGACAAAGTTCCATTATCAAGCCTGGGTAATCACTCAGCTAGTGCAGGCAACATTCTCTCTCATCAGAACTCCCAACCTGGCAACACACAGTCTGGAGAGAATGCTATGCTCAGGAAGGCCGATGTTAAAACTTGGGAAATGAATGAACAAGCACAAAAAGAAATGATCAAGAAATTTAACAAGCAAAGAGATGAAAAGCTCAGCAAAATGGAAGCTGCTAGAGTTATAAACCCTTCTGGTTCTTATGCCAATCCACCCGACAACCGTCATCGTGAGAATTATTCGCCATCTATCTATGACAACATGCCAGGAGCTAGCAACAAGCAGCCTACTATTGCTCCTCCGTCTCAGGATTCTACCAAGCATCTATTTGTAATTGGCTCTCGAGTTGAATTTTCTGACCCACCTCGATACAGTGAGATTCGCTGGATGGGTACCTTACCTCAGGTCAATGGACTGATTGCTGGACTAGAATTG gaggaGGATATAGAGGGCTGTACTGATGGTACCTGGCAGGGGACGAGGTGTTTCTCTTGCAAGTACGGCCGAGGATTCTTCTGCCCTGTCACAGCACTTCATCCTGACCAGCGTGGATCTGCCCCCTCACAATTTGCTGGAAATACTCCGACACAGCTACCACCACTACCACGTCCTGCTGCTCCTGTGGATGTCTCCGTGGGATCTGCTGTTCAGTTTGGTGACTCAAGAAGCCCCTGGTACGGGATTGTGAGATGGATTGGGATCCTCCCTGGCGAACAGGAGCTAGTGGCA
- the LOC135340811 gene encoding uncharacterized protein LOC135340811 → MAKMCDYQYILMKDVYGEKAPGKIMAILSAPFAGGPKTVQVLRGELLARIPSRDQEWSAHNDGRPPHNFRSTKDPRVTLYGGEDDDYLSPLNGRDLQVLGAIENPYDRFAVFSEDNKLEWGGRLKRGDQVYVRLPGDNASAPTWSAGIVRHVGPVGSLPGRNFGVEITDSRYLGNGSSDGFFGGYRYFECNQDCGIFVSLDKLAAEPPHQVPHDAIRQQLKSSTQAEVNSSTHGSPIDKPPTLMFKINDRVVVYNKKKEPMGGTIRWIGRDLQTRTLDTNHIGIETDSIAVTNFFPKALTAINRLFKAKSGHRLVVPEHFVFREELANTRDVDLSDPAAVAREEGLSKGQFMAKQKKALKDAEEAKRKENRKKTANVQPNMKQVTNHNHVAPQNTGDADYVNIEAVEQHAQSRQNDQPNQQSQLNDYYLSVRSSNPYNLTLGSTV, encoded by the exons ATGGCCAAAATGTGTGACTACCAGTACATTCTAATGAAGGATGTGTATGGAGAGAAGGCTCCAGGGAAGATAATGGCTATCCTATCAGCTCCTTTCGCAGGTGGTCCGAAAACGGTTCAAGTGTTACGAGGTGAACTGCTTGCTAGGATTCCCTCACGAGATCAAGAGTGGTCAGCACACAATGATGGAAGACCACCTCACAACTTTCGCTCTACAAAAGACCCCAGAGTCACACTGTATGGTGGTGAGGACGATGACTATTTATCTCCACTGAATGGCAGAGATCTACAGGTTTTGGGAGCTATTGAGAATCCATATGATCGATTTGCAGTGTTCTCTGAGGACAATAAGCTGGAATGGGGGGGCAGGCTGAAGAGAGGTGACCAGGTCTATGTGAGGCTCCCTGGTGATAATGCAAGTGCACCCACCTGGTCTGCTGGTATAGTGAGACATGTTGGACCCGTGGGGTCATTACCAGGGAGGAACTTTGGAGTGGAGATTACA GATTCTCGTTACCTTGGAAATGGCAGCAGTGATGGTTTCTTTGGGGGATACAGGTATTTCGAGTGTAATCAAGATTGTGGTATCTTTGTGTCTCTGGATAAGCTAGCAGCTGAACCACCTCACCAAGTGCCCCATGATGCCATACGCCAGCAGCTAAAGAGCTCTACTCAAGCAGAGGTCAACTCTTCTACCCACGGGTCACCTATCGATAAGCCCCCTACACTTATGTTCAAGATCAACGATCGTGTAGTGGTCTACAACAAGAAGAAAGAACCCATGGGTGGAACTATTCGCTGGATTGGCAGGGATTTACAGACTAGAACACTGGACACCAACCACATAGGGATTGAAACA GACTCAATTGCTGTCACTAATTTCTTCCCTAAAGCACTGACAGCAATAAATCGCTTGTTTAAGGCTAAATCTGGTCATCGTTTAGTGGTCCCTGAGCACTTTGTGTTTAGAGAAGAGTTGGCCAACACTCGAGATGTTGACCTTTCAGACCCAGCAGCTGTTGCACGTGAGGAAGGCTTGAGTAAGGGACAGTTTATGGCAAAGCAGAAGAAAGCTTTAAAGGATGCTGAAGAGGCTAAAAGAAAGGAGAACAGAAAGAAAACTGCAAATGTACAACCTAATATGAAACAAGTAACGAATCATAATCATGTGGCACCACAAAACACTGGGGATGCGGACTATGTTAACATTGAAGCAGTAGAGCAGCATGCACAGAGTCGACAAAACGACCAACCGAATCAACAATCTCAGTTAAACGATTACTATCTGTCAGTAAGAAGCTCCAACCCCTACAACCTGACATTGGGTTCAACTGTTTAA
- the LOC135340815 gene encoding uncharacterized protein LOC135340815, with the protein MGIERTNVEVSRGEFVKPVPTASTPYTQAHKYHIMRDPTISFSCPQSNVAALTLQEYEFLNRSEVVPERRFTLYEYILKEPELLEASKRYNVSQPPPRKRPASFAPKVGSTVVVSDYGPYASSYYGVVRWIGQFDGQEEQMAGIELTCATLWWWWSCSWPPLSSVLSSGTSGSMQAVLTLTSSLP; encoded by the exons ATGGGCATAGAGAGGACCAATGTGGAGGTGTCCAGAGGAGAGTTTGTGAAGCCTGTTCCAACTGCCAGCACTCCCTACACTCAAGCACACAAGTACCACATCATGAGGGACCCTACCATCTCCTTCTCCTGTCCTCAATCCAACGTCGCTGCTCTAACACTGCAAGAATACGAGTTTCTTAACAGATCCGAAGTTGTACCAGAAAGACGGTTTACTCTCTACGAATACATTCTCAAGGAGCCAGAGTTACTCGAAGCTAGCAAGAGATATAATGTTAGTCAACCACCACCTCGGAAGAGGCCGGCCTCATTTGCACCCAAAGTTGGATCGACAGTGGTTGTATCAGACTATGGTCCGTACGCGTCTAGTTACTATGGTGTTGTGAGGTGGATTGGTCAGTTTGACGGACAAGAGGAGCAAATGGCTGGAATTGAGCTG ACCTGCGCTACActctggtggtggtggtcatGTTCCTGGCCTCCTCTCTCCTCTGTCCTGTCCTCTGGTACCTCTGGATCCATGCAGGCAGTGCTAACGCTAACTTCTTCTTTGCCATGA
- the LOC135340805 gene encoding uncharacterized protein LOC135340805 isoform X1: MAKMADYLYILMKDVYGEKAPVKIMSVSIGSPKPVQVLRGELLALIHHRELVQRYEGRPPHNYRSTKDTSVTLYGGEDDEYVSPLGRDLQLLEAIERPSDRYAVFSEDSKLEWGGRLKKCDQVYVRLPTPAPTWSAGAVRYVGPVESLSGRNFGVEITTTCLQDSRYLGKGSSDGFFGGCKYFDCDQDCGLFVSLDKLAAKPPHQVPHGSTRQQLKSSSPSGVNSSTHGSPIDKPPTHMFKINDRVVVYNRKKEPMGGTVRWIGRDLQTRTLDTNHIGIETDSIAVTNFFPKALTAIAVTNFFPKALTAITHLFKAKSGYRLVLPEHFVFREELANTRDVDLSDPAAVAREEGLSKGQFMAAQKKALKDAEEAKRKENRKKTANVQPNMKRVTNHTHVAPQNTGDADYINIEAVEQHAQSRQNDQPNQPSQLNDYDSSRSSNFYNLAVGSTVQVATINPNEPPHYGVIRWTGRVAGVDGQVAGIELEDYMDGCTDGTFTTTGEKYFTCTFGHGLYFPLANLRPDERFGLQAGHAASSVGNPIKVPMEEQTDQFINDPTEQMLRYIGNSRGIQGHQNSCYLDSTIFGLFALSDVFDTIFLDPDKSNITSDQNRKRVAHLLWKGRIVNPLRKNGVVRFESVMKMRNALEELGKMEGITEKEKDPEEFLNMLFKHVLHTRPFISIRRPFGVEEEFFVQLFVEYDPNLRPPTVGDLLRKMFLEQHISFTKVPSKLLLQVPRFGREFQIYKKIVPELKLDIRELTDAYKKAPTPACHSCGEESTIQCESCGPLSQQQFTHYCQRCSDLFHSNPSHKDRANHRLTVAVAATPADDPELAQLDLLSVICIETSHYVCFTRDPRDDIGKKWIFFDSMADRQYDTYNIPRVTDCTRELNEWVYSDVRGRDKLFSTPPRELPELVRRFTQDIYMCVYVQHDAALYGNSDNEEEYHLSSVREPCSIVSEVLKPIESKDAVVDELKQENTSLQAENRSLQQRIETNQAEQSQLFEAEKQQLLQRYNERERTTSQEMAEKEEQIQQLHGDLQSLSKLAEEREMAGRLELEGKTKELAAHNTEVWRIPANRVIIGKEIGNGGWGEVLEGTVSVAVKRLHEEIEYPIFIEKMEREMKLLAEVRHPNLVQFIGAIFDKQNNKSPPTLITELLDMNLRQAYERNQLYPGNRLSIFMDIALALNYLHQRYDPIIHRDVSAPNVLLQRMPNHQWKGKVSDLGSANFLQHAQTSGEGCVLYSAPEVIPRAYNPRQEQIPQTTKIDVYSYGVLLCEVITSTFPAIKNYWSMLKEVEKDYPQFHNLIANCTQESPDLRPTMAQVLNMLKDDKMPKI; the protein is encoded by the exons ATGGCCAAAATGGCAGACTACCTGTACATTCTAATGAAGGATGTGTATGGAGAGAAGGCTCCAGTGAAGATCATGTCTGTCAGTATAGGCAGTCCAAAACCTGTTCAAGTGTTACGAGGTGAACTGCTTGCTCTAATTCACCATAGAGAGTTGGTACAGCGCTATGAAGGAAGACCACCTCACAACTATCGCTCTACGAAAGACACCAGTGTCACACTGTATGGTGGTGAAGACGATGAGTATGTGTCTCCACTTGGCAGAGATCTACAGCTTTTGGAAGCTATTGAAAGGCCTTCCGATCGATATGCTGTGTTCTCTGAGGACAGTAAGCTGGAATGGGGTGGCAGACTGAAGAAATGTGACCAGGTCTATGTGAGGCTCCCCACACCTGCACCCACCTGGTCTGCTGGTGCAGTGAGATATGTTGGACCTGTGGAGTCATTATCAGGGAGGAACTTTGGAGTGGAGATTACA aCTACTTGTCTACAGGATTCTCGTTACCTTGGAAAAGGTAGCAGTGATGGTTTCTTTGGGGGATGCAAATATTTTGACTGTGATCAAGACTGCGGTCTCTTTGTGTCTCTGGATAAGCTTGCTGCTAAACCACCTCACCAAGTGCCCCATGGCTCCACACGTCAGCAGCTAAAGAGCTCTTCTCCATCAGGGGTCAACTCTTCTACCCACGGGTCACCTATCGATAAGCCCCCTACACATATGTTCAAGATCAACGATCGTGTGGTGGTCTACAACAGGAAGAAAGAACCCATGGGTGGAACTGTTCGCTGGATTGGTAGGGATTTACAGACTAGAACACTGGATACCAACCATATCGGCATTGAAACA GACTCAATTGCTGTCACTAATTTCTTCCCTAAAGCACTGACAGCAATAGCTGTCACTAATTTCTTCCCTAAAGCACTGACAGCAATAACTCACTTGTTCAAGGCTAAATCTGGTTACCGTTTAGTACTCCCTGAGCATTTTGTGTTTAGAGAAGAGTTGGCCAACACTCGAGATGTTGACCTTTCAGACCCAGCAGCTGTTGCACGTGAGGAAGGCTTGAGTAAGGGACAGTTTATGGCAGCGCAGAAGAAAGCTTTGAAGGATGCTGAAGAGGCTAAAAGAAAGGAGAACAGAAAGAAAACTGCAAATGTACAACCTAATATGAAACGAGTGACGAATCATACCCATGTGGCACCACAAAACACTGGGGATGCAGACTATATTAACATTGAAGCAGTAGAGCAGCATGCACAGAGTCGACAAAACGACCAACCGAATCAACCATCTCAGTTAAACGATTACGATTCCTCGAGAAGCTCCAACTTCTACAATCTGGCAGTGGGTTCAACTGTTCAAGTGGCAACTATAAATCCCAACGAGCCACCACACTATGGAGTGATCAGGTGGACTGGCAGAGTAGCTGGAGTAGATGGTCAGGTGGCTGGGATTGAACTA GAGGACTATATGGACGGATGTACTGATGGAACATTCACAACCACAGGAGAGAAGTATTTCACCTGTACCTTTGGTCATGGACTGTATTTCCCACTGGCTAACCTCCGTCCTGACGAAAGGTTTGGATTACAAGCTGGACATGCTGCATCATCAGTAGGGAATC ctataaaagtCCCAATGGAAGAGCAAACAGACCAATTCATTAATGACCCCACTGAGCAAATGTTGAGATACATTGGAAACAGCCGTGGTATCCAGGGTCACCAGAACTCCTGCTACCTGGACTCCACCATCTTTGGTCTGTTTGCCCTCAGTGATGTCTTTGACACCATCTTCCTGGACCCAGACAAATCCAATATCACCAGCGATCAGAACAGGAAACGTGTTGCCCACCTACTGTGGAAGGGAAGAATCGTCAATCCTCTCAGAAA GAATGGTGTGGTGAGGTTTGAGTCAGTGATGAAGATGAGAAATGCTCTGGAAGAACTCGGGAAGATGGAGGGAATCACTGAGAAGGAGAAAG ATCCTGAGGAGTTTCTGAACATGCTCTTCAAACACGTGCTACACACGAGGCCATTCATCTCCATCAG GCGTCCGTTTGGTGTGGAGGAAGAGTTTTTTGTTCAACTGTTTGTGGAATACGACCCAAACCTCAGACCACCCACTGTGGGAGACCTACTCAGAAAAATGTTCCTAGAGCAGCACATCTCATTCACAAAG GTTCCCTCAAAGCTTCTGCTTCAAGTTCCTCGGTTTGGAAGAGAGTTCCAAATATACAAGAAGATTGTTCCTGAGCTGAAACTGGACATCAGAGAGTTGACTGACGCCTACAAAAAAG CTCCAACTCCGGCCTGCCATTCGTGTGGGGAGGAGTCAACTATCCAGTGTGAGAGTTGTGGTCCTCTCAGTCAGCAGCAGTTCACCCACTACTGTCAGCGCTGCTCTGACCTCTTCCATAGCAACCCCTCTCACAAGGACAGAGCTAATCATAGGCTAACTGTTGCCGTTGCTGCTACTCCAGCGGATGATCCCGAGCTGGCACAGTTGGACCTTCTCTCTGTGATCTGCATTGAGACCAGTCACTACGTCTGCTTCACTAGAGACCCAAGGGATGACATTGGGAAGAAGTGGATCTTCTTTGACAGCATGGCAGACAGGCAAT ATGACACGTACAACATTCCACGTGTGACTGACTGCACTCGTGAGCTGAATGAGTGGGTGTA CAGTGATGTCAGAGGCAGGGATAAGCTGTTCAGTACACCACCAAGAGAGCTACCAGAGTTGGTCCGACGGTTCACTCAAGACATCTACATGTGTGTCTATGTTCAGCATGATGCTGCATTGTATGGAAACAGTGATAATGAAGAGGAGTATCATCTGAGTTCAGTCAGAGAGCCTTGCTCTATTGTCAGTGAAG TGCTCAAGCCGATAGAGAGCAAAGATGCCGTCGTTGATGAGCTTAAACAAGAAAACACTTCTCTTCAGGCAGAAAACAGAAGTCTTCAACAGAGAATCGAAACCAATCAGGCCGAGCAGTCTCAACTATTTGAAGCTGAAAAGCAACAGTTGTTACAACGATACAATGAGCGAGAACGTACCACCTCTCAAGAAATGGCCGAGAAAGAAGAGCAAATACAACAACTTCATGGAGACCTCCAAAGTTTATCCAAGCTGGCAGAAGAGCGAGAGATGGCTGGGCGACTTGAATTAGAAGGCAAGACGAAAGAGTTggcagcacacaacacagaggtgtgGAGGATTCCGGCCAACAGAGTGATCATTGGCAAAGAAATTGGCAACGGAGGGTGGGGAGAGGtgctggagggaacagtgagcGTGGCCGTCAAGCGACTACACGAAGAAATTGAATACCCAATTTTTATCGAGAAAATGGAGAGAGAAATGAAGCTATTAGCTGAAGTGCGACACCCAAACCTTGTGCAATTCATTGGTGCTATTTTTGATAAGCAGAACAATAAATCCCCTCCTACCCTCATCACCGAGCTTTTGGACATGAATCTCCGACAAGCGTACGAGAGGAATCAACTGTACCCAGGAAACCGTCTCTCGATCTTCATGGACATTGCCCTAGCTCTGAACTACTTGCACCAGCGCTACGATCCCATCATTCATcgtgatgtgagtgctcccaaCGTCCTCCTCCAGCGAATGCCCAACCACCAGTGGAAGGGGAAGGTCTCTGACCTCGGCTCAGCCAACTTCCTGCAGCATGCTCAGACAAGTGGTGAAGGATGCGTGCTTTATTCAGCCCCTGAAGTGATACCTCGAGCCTACAATCCAAGACAAGAACAAATTCCACAAACAACAAAGattgatgtgtacagctacggtGTTTTGTTATGTGAGGTCATCACTAGCACATTTCCAGCAATAAAAAATTACTGGAGTATGCTTAAAGAAGTCGAAAAAGACTATCCACAATTTCACAATCTGATTGCTAACTGCACTCAAGAGAGCCCCGACCTCCGACCAACTATGGCTCAAGTTCTGAACATGTTAAAAGATGACAAAATGCCTAAAATTTAG